In one Papio anubis isolate 15944 chromosome 11, Panubis1.0, whole genome shotgun sequence genomic region, the following are encoded:
- the ADRA2A gene encoding alpha-2A adrenergic receptor yields the protein MFRQEQPLAEGSFAPMGSLQPDAGNASWNGTEAPGGGARATPYSLQVTLTLVCLAGLLMLLTVFGNVLVIIAVFTSRALKAPQNLFLVSLASADILVATLVIPFSLANEVMGYWYFGKAWCEIYLALDVLFCTSSIVHLCAISLDRYWSITQAIEYNLKRTPRRIKAIIITVWVISAVISFPPLISFEKKRGHGGPQPAEPRCEINDQKWYVISSCIGSFFAPCLIMILVYVRIYQIAKRRTRVPPSRRGPDAAAVPQGGAERRPNGLGPERGAGPGGAEAEPLPTQLNGAPGEPAPAGPRDADALDLEESSSSDHAERPPGPRRPERGLRGKGKARASQVKPGDSLPRRGLGETGIGTAAAGPGVERAGAAKASRWRGRQNREKRFTFVLAVVIGVFVVCWFPFFFTYTLTAVGCSVPRTLFKFFFWFGYCNSSLNPVIYTIFNHDFRRAFKKILCRGDRKRIV from the coding sequence ATGTTCCGCCAGGAGCAGCCGCTGGCCGAGGGCAGCTTTGCGCCCATGGGCTCCCTGCAGCCGGACGCGGGCAATGCGAGCTGGAACGGGACCGAGGCGCCGGGGGGCGGCGCCCGGGCCACCCCTTACTCCCTGCAGGTGACGCTGACGCTGGTGTGCCTGGCCGGCCTGCTCATGCTGCTCACCGTGTTCGGCAACGTGCTCGTCATCATCGCGGTGTTCACGAGCCGCGCGCTCAAGGCGCCCCAAAACCTCTTCCTGGTGTCTCTGGCCTCGGCCGACATCCTGGTGGCCACGCTCGTCATCCCTTTCTCGCTGGCCAACGAGGTCATGGGCTACTGGTACTTTGGCAAGGCTTGGTGCGAGATCTACCTGGCGCTCGACGTGCTCTTCTGCACGTCGTCCATCGTGCACCTGTGCGCCATCAGCCTGGACCGCTACTGGTCCATCACACAGGCCATCGAGTACAATCTGAAGCGCACGCCTCGCCGCATCAAGGCCATCATCATCACCGTGTGGGTCATCTCGGCCGTCATCTCCTTCCCGCCGCTCATCTCCTTCGAGAAGAAGCGCGGCCACGGCGGCCCGCAGCCGGCCGAGCCGCGCTGCGAGATCAACGACCAGAAGTGGTACGTCATCTCGTCGTGCATCGGCTCCTTCTTCGCTCCCTGCCTCATCATGATCCTGGTCTACGTGCGCATCTACCAGATCGCCAAGCGTCGCACCCGCGTGCCACCTAGCCGCCGGGGTCCGGACGCCGCCGCCGTGCCGCAGGGGGGCGCCGAGCGCAGGCCCAACGGTCTGGGCCCAGAGCGCGGCGCGGGCCCGGGGGGCGCGGAGGCCGAGCCGCTGCCCACCCAGCTCAACGGCGCCCCTGGCGAGCCCGCGCCGGCCGGGCCGCGCGACGCCGACGCGCTGGACCTGGAGGAGAGCTCGTCGTCCGACCACGCCGAGCGGCCTCCCGGGCCCCGCAGACCCGAGCGCGGCCTCCGGGGCAAGGGCAAGGCCCGGGCGAGCCAGGTGAAGCCGGGGGACAGCCTGCCCCGGCGCGGGCTGGGGGAGACGGGGATCGGGACGGCTGCGGCAGGGCCGGGGGTGGAGCGCGCTGGGGCCGCCAAGGCGTCGCGCTGGCGCGGGCGGCAGAACCGCGAGAAGCGCTTCACGTTCGTGCTGGCCGTGGTCATCGGAGTGTTCGTGGTGTGCTGGTTCCCCTTCTTCTTCACCTACACGCTCACAGCCGTCGGGTGCTCAGTGCCGCGCACGCTCTTCAAGTTCTTTTTCTGGTTCGGCTACTGCAACAGCTCGCTGAACCCGGTCATCTACACCATCTTCAACCACGACTTCCGCCGCGCCTTCAAGAAGATCCTCTGCCGCGGGGACAGGAAGCGGATCGTGTGA